GAGACGCTTGCCGTAAACTGGCTCGACGCCTGGCACGTGAAGGAGGACGAAAAGCCCTTCTTCGTGTTCTTGCACATGTGGGATCCGCACTACGACTTCTCCCCGCCGCCGCCCTACGACATCATGTTCGACCCGGAATACGAGGGCACCGTCACCGGTGACGACTTCGCCGGGACCGACCAGGTGCACAAGGACATGGCCGCGCGGGACCTCGAGCACGTCCTCGCACTCTACGACGGAGAGATCCGCTACACCGACGAACACCTGGGCCGGATTCTCGCCGCCCTCGAACGGCTCGGCGTGTACGACGACACCATCGTCGTCGTCACGAGCGACCACGGCGAGGAGTTCTTCGAGCACGGCAAGAAGGGACACTCGAAGGGCCTCTACGACGAGGTGGTGAAGATCCCGTGGGTCGTTCGCTACCCGCGCCGCATTCCCGCAGGACAGAGGATCGGGAACCAGGTGCGTTCGATGGACGTCGCACCGACCATCCTCGGACTCGCCGGCATCGAACCGCCGCAGGGCTTCGGCAGCGGTTCCGCGAACCCGTACCGGGAGCACGATCTGAGTGGCTGGATCACCGGGGCCCGCAAGGTCGCCTCGTTCCCGGATCTCACCGCCTTCAGTCACGAGACGATGTGGGCCCACCGCGTCTCGGTGCAAACCCCCAAGCAGAAGCTCATCGTGATTCGCACGCCGAAGGGCCGGACGGTCGAGTTCTACGACCTTGCAAACGACCCGGGCGAGAAGCAGGATCTCACGGCCGGCGGCCCGGTCCAGGGAAAAGGCCGGGCGCTGCTCGGCTCCCTGCGTGCCTGGGACCAGCATTGGAAGGGGCGCGCGCCTCTTTCGGCCCCGATCGAGCTGGATCCGAAGCACGTCGAGCAGCTCCGGGCGCTCGGCTATGTGGAGTGACCCCGGAGGGTCTCGTTTTGCAAGCCCGGTGAGGGATCCTTATCCCAAAGGGCATGGCTAGGAGTCTTCTCGACAAGGTCTGGGATTCGCACACGGTGCGTGAGCTCGATTCAGGGCAGTCCCAGCTGTTCATCGGTCTGCATCTGATTCACGAGGTCACGAGCCCGCAGGCGTTCGCGATGCTGCGCGAGGCCAAGCTCGGCGTGCCGTTCCCCAAGAGGACGTACGCGACCGTCGATCACATCATTCCGACCGACTCGCAGGCACGTCCCCTCGCGGACAGCCAGGCCGAGATCATGATGTCGGAGATCGAGAAGAACTGCAGCGAGTACGACATCCAGTTCTTCGGACCGGAGTCGGGAAATCAGGGCGTGGTCCACATCATCGGACCGGAGCTCGGACTCACGCAGCCCGGGATGACGATCGCCTGCGGCGACAGTCACACGAGCACGCACGGTGCGTTTGGCGCGGTCGCGTTCGGAATCGGCACGAGCCAGGTGCGCGACGTGCTCGCGAGTCAGTGCCTCGCGATGCACCGCCCCAAGGTTCGTCGCATCGAAGTGGACGGTGACCTTGGCCCGGGTGTCTACGCGAAGGACGTGATCCTGCACATCATCGGGACTCTCGGTGTCGATGGCGGCGTCGGCTACGGCTACGAGTACGCCGGCACCGTGTTCGAGAACATGTCGATGGAAGAGCGGATGACCGTCTGCAACATGTCCATCGAGGGCGGAGCGCGCTGCGGCTACGTTAATCCGGACGACAAGACGGTCGAGTATCTGCGCGGCCGGAAGTTTGTTCCGGCCGGTGCCGACTTCGACAAGGCTGCCAAGTGGTGGCTGTCCAACGCATCGGACGAAGACGCTGCCTACGAGGACGTGGTCAGAATCCCGGCGCACGAGATTGCACCGACGATCACCTGGGGCATCAATCCCGGACAGGTGGTCGGTGTGGACGGCGCCATCCCGGACCTAGCGTCGTTCGACGGAGACGACCGTCTCGTCGCCGAGGACGCATACGGCTACATGGGCTGGAACAAGGGCGACAAGATCTCGGGCACGAAGATCGACGTCGCGTTCATCGGTTCCTGCACGAACGGTCGCATCTCCGATTTGCGAGAGGCGGCCCGAGTCGCGAAGCTCGGGCGTGTGAAGTCGGGCGTGAAGGCGCTCGTCGTTCCCGGTTCGCAGGACGTCGCGCGCCAAGCCGAAGCGGAGGGTCTCCACGAGGTCTTCCGCGAGGCGGGCTTTGAGTGGCGCCTTCCCGGCTGCTCGATGTGTCTCGCGATGAACCCCGACAAGCTGCAGGGCCGCCAGGTCTGCGCCTCGTCGAGCAATCGCAATTTCAAGGGTCGACAGGGCAGTCCGTCCGGCCGGACGCTCCTCATGAGCCCGGCGATGGTGGCCGCGGCTGCGCTCGAAGGCGCTGTCACCGACGTGCGCGACATGATCGGAGAGGGGAACTCATGAGCACCGACAAAGGACGCCACATCAAGACGATCGCCGGACGTCCGATCCCCCTTCCCGGAAACGAGATCGACACCGACCAGATCATCCCCGCCCGCTACATGACCGCCGTGACGTTCGACGGAATGGGCCAATACGCCTTCCAGGACCTGAGGTTCGATAGCGAAGGCAAGCCTCTCGATCACCCGATGAACGATCCTCGCTTCCGGGCGAAGGGCCCGCGCGTCGCGATCGTGAACAAGAACTTCGGTTGCGGCTCGTCGCGTGAGCACGCGCCGCAGGCGATGTGGCGTTGGGGCGTGCAGGCGATCATCGGCGAATCCTTCGCCGACATCTTCTTCAACAACTGTGTCTCGATGGGCATCCCGTGCGTGCAGGCGAGCGAGGCCGACGTGCACAAGCTGCTCGCCGTGGTGAACGAAGACCCGGCGCACGACCTCGCGATCGACCTCGAAGCGATGACCGCGACGTACAACGGCGTTGGCTACGCGGTGAAGACGCACGATGGTGCGCGGCATCGTCTGCGGACCGGCACCTGGGACGCGACTGGGATTCTCGTCGAAGCTCTCGACGACGTCCGCAAGACCGCTGCGAATCTTCCGTACGTTCAGAACTTCGGCGACTGACGTTCCCGCGCGCACCAGCTCTCGCAGCGTTTGCCCCAACGCGTTCTAACCCGCTGTCGGTATGTCCCGTGTGGAGTCGACTCGGTCCAGGTTGAACTCGTCATAAAGGTCTTCGAGGAATGAGTAGTCCGCCGCGATGTAGCGAAGCTTGCGCATCGCGAGTACCGCCCCGGCGTTGGGTTCGCCGATTCTCCCGGATAGGAAGCCCACCAACTCAGCTTGCATAGTGCGAGTAGTCTGCGCGAGATCGCTTCTCCACGCGCGCAATGCCATCGCGGCCTGAATCGAGGCCACGCCTACGAAAAAAGAGCAGGCGTTTCGAGTTCTATGTCGTGGTAGAGCGATCCGGCTGGGAGCTTCATGAACCACTTCATGAACGCTGCGAGACCTGAGTTGGTGATCTCGTAGGGCCGACAGCCGGGGCCCCTGGGGTTTGGGGTGCACGCGCGCCGATCAATCCGTCGCGCTCGAGGTTGCGGAACTCGCGGTCGAAATCGGAGGCAAGGTGTTCCGAGATCGAAGGAGGTGAGTACTCGCGGAGCAGTGATTCGCGGGGCCCGGATCTTCCGGAGGTGAGCATGCCCAGGACGCGGAAGCGAAGCAGGGCCCGCGTCTCTTGGGGCGGCGCTGGCCGACGTCGCTGGGGGTCTCGACTGGCGCTAGGGGGCGGCGAAACGGCGAACGGTCGCATTTCCTCATGGGAGGACGCGGTACCTCGATCGCAGAAGAATCGTCAAGAACAGCAACGAATGCCTGCCGAGCACGCTCTCTGGCCACCCCTTGGATGCATCCGTGACGCTTGATGGGTGTCTGATAGGTATTGACTTGAAGCCGATCTAGCTGAGCGTCATCCAGGCCGTAGATGGAGGTGTTGCCTCCTCTTGGAACCCGAAATCGAGGAGGGCTCGATGCTACGTCGACAGATTCTTGGGCTACTGAGCCAGGGCCGCCAACATGGATACGCGCTCGCCAAGGAGCACCGCCATCGGACTTGGCTCGTTGGAGGGTCAGGGAACTTCTACCGGGAGCTGAAGCACCTCTGCAGCGTCGGGATGATCAGACTTGCGTCCACGGGGACCGCCGGCGATCCGCGCAAGGTCAGCTACGAGATCACCTCGAGCGGTAAGGCAGACTTCATGGGCTGGCTCACCGACGTCCCAGAGGTCTCACCCTGTCCGGAGTCGGAGCTCGCGACCCGCGCTCCTCTCTTTTTCCTCTTGCCGAGTGATACGGCGATCTCACTGCTCGATGATTGGAAGCGGTGTTTGTGGCGTGCGATCCGTCGACTCGAAGACGCGAACTTGGCCCCGGGATCGACTGGCATGCAGAGAGCGGTCTGCGACACTCTCGTTCAACGAAGGACCCGACATTTGAGCTTGGAACTCGAGTTCGTCGAGGAGCTCAAGGCAACCATCGCGGCGGAGCGAGAGGCTAAAGCGGAGGTCGAGGCCGTCGCGGAGGCGCCGGTCGCGAAGCGCGCGCTGACAAGGGCACGGTCCTGAGCGGAAGCTCGGTGGGGCAATTGCCATGAAGATCATCGCGGTGGATCGGGCAACGAAGGAGTACGGTTTTGGCGCTGCAGCTACCCGCGCGCTCGACGACGTATCTCTCGATGTGGAGCCGGGAGAGTTCGTTGCGATCATGGGGCCGAGCGGGTGCGGGAAAAGCACGTTGCTCAATCTGATCGCGGCGTTCGACCGTCCGACCTCGGGATCGATCACGGTCGCGGGTCAGGATCTAGCGCGGCTTTCAGAGCACAGACTGAGTTTGCTGAGGGCGCAGCACATCGGATTTGTCGTGCAGAGTTTCAACCTTCTCCCGCGCCTGACCATCGAGGAGAACGTCTGGGCGCCACTCGGTGCCGTGGGCGTCAGTCTGCGCGAGTCACGCGAGCGGGCGCGAGGCCTCCTGGAACTCGTCGGTTTGTCCCAGAACCGCGCGGCCCGTTTCCCGTTGGAACTCTCAGGTGGCGAACAGCAGCGCGTAGCGATCGCGCGCGCCCTGGTAGGAGCCCCGGCGATCCTCCTGGCAGACGAGCCCACGGGCAACCTGGATTCGAGAAATGGGATTCGAGCCCTGAACCTCCTCCGAGATCTCAGCACCGACCGGAAGATGGCGGTCGTGCTCGTAACGCATGACTCGTTCGCAGCGACGTACGGCAATCGAACGGTGCTGATGCAGGACGGTCGTGTGGTGGAGGAGATCGGCCCAGGCGAAAAGCCGTCTGTTGGCTCCCTCGAATCGATCGAGGGCGGCAGATGATTCAGCTCCAGCTGGCGCGGATGCAGCTTCGGGGCCAGTACGGGCAGCTGGCGCTCGCGATCGGTGTCATCGCGTTGGGCGTCGCACTCGCGACCGGCGTTCTGCTGGCCAACGACGCTCTGCGGTCCAGCTTCGAAGACTCACTCGGCGCGCTCAGTGGCCGCGCCGACCTCGAGGTTTTCGCCGCGGGCGGGGGAACACTCGATGAGCGCGTCTTGGAGGAAGTCCTCCAACGCCCAGAGACCGCCGCCGCCGCACCTTTGCTGATGGGCGCAGCGACCGTGGTGGGCGGGCTCGAGGTCAAAGTCGCGGTGGTCGGCATTGATATGCTGTCCGATGCGAACATTCGCATCTACGACGCGGACCCGGCGCAGAACTCGGGGATCGAAGACCCACTGGTCTTCCTCAACCAGCAGGATTCAGTGATCGTCCCTGAGGCGCTCGCCAGGGAACTTGGCCTCGAGCGCGGCAGCCGCATCGAGCTGCAGACGTCTACGGGCAGACCAACCCTCACAGTGCGAGGAATCCTGCTCGGCAGCGGAGTAGGACTAGCCCATGGCGGGCGAACGGTGATCATGGACCTATACGCTGCCCAGGAAGCTCTCGGGCTTCCTGGGAGGGTTAGCCGGGTTGATGTGGTTTTGGCTGAAGGAGTTGATGGGCGCGAGCTGGCCGGCCGACTGGAGGACGTGTTCCCGGCCCACGTGGCGGTAGAGCTTACAGCCGCGCTTCAGGAACGGAGAAGGAGTCTCGTAGCCGGATTCCAGACGATGCTCGATATAATCTCTTTGCTGGGATTGGTGCTTGCGGGGCTGATCACCGCGAATCGAGTCGCGACTGTATATCAGGAACGCTTGTGGGAGATCGGCGTGTTGCGTGGGCTGGGTTGGCCCCCGCGAGTCCTACTCCGTTCGCTGCTCATAGAAGCGGCGCTGTTCAGCTGCATCGGTGCCGCCGTTGGGGGCCTTCTGGGGATCGCCTTCGCAGTGTTCATGGTTTCTCCCATTGCGGACGCGATGACGCTCAATTTCCAGCAGACGGTCGCTACGCCCGCCATCGCTGTTGCACCGGGCCCAATCCTCCTGGCTGGTTCTGCCGGGGTGATCAGCGGGGTCGTGGGAGCGGTGATGCCGGCGCTTGGTGTTGCGCGGCTTCCCATCTCGGTGGTGATGTCCAGGAAGAGACGCCGAGAGTCGAGGCCCGACAGGGTTCTGGTTCGGGCTACACGAGTTGCTGCCGCCCTGGCTGCGGTCGCGCTCCTTGCCCTCCACTATCTAGCTGGCCCAGGGCCCGCTTTGGGTGTTGGAATCATCGCGGCTCTGATCGTTGCGAGTTGCCTCCTCCTCCAGCCGCTGCTGGTTGCGCTTGGAGGGGCCTTCGGACTGGTTTTCGGGGGGGCTTCTCAAATCGGCGCCAAGGACCAGGGGAGGGCTCCGACCCGCGCCGTGGGTGCCGCTTTGGTCCTTATGGCGGGTATCGCTGTCGTAGTGTGGATCGGGTTCATGGCGGAGAGCTTCCAGCACTATGTCGTCGACACGCTAACTCACGGCCGTGTGGGCGCAGACTTGATCGTGGATGGCTCAGTTGATGGGTTCTCGAAGGGGCCTATTGAGCCGAAGCTCGCTGACACCGCCTTGCAGGAGCTGCTGGATGTTCCAGGTGTTGAGGCGGTTGGTGCTTCGCTCAACGCGGTTTCCCGCCACCCCGAGACGGGAATCTTGGCAGTTGACGAGCCGAGGCTTCGCAATACGGGGTTTGGCGATTGGGATCTCGAGCCGGGGGCGGAGGCGGGCGCGCTGAACTCGGTGGCGCAGGGTCGCGGTGTTCTTGTGAATCGGCAGCTGGTAATCAATCGCGGCCTCCGCGTAGGAGATACAATTCGCCTGATGACTCCGACGGGACCACTTGAATTGCCCGTCGTCGGAGTAGGCGGGAGTTCGATCATCTCCCAGGGAGGTGACGTCGTGATGAGCTTGACGACGTACAGACGGTATTGGAACGATCCGTCTTTTCACCAGGCACTTCTGCTTCTGTCCCCCGGAGCGTCCGGCGTTGACGTTCGTCGAGCAGTCCTCCACCATCTCGGCGATCGGTACCGGCTTCGGGTCATTGATCAGGATGGGCTGGCGGAATGGATTCGTGATTCTGTTCGTCAGGGCTTCCGCTTTACCGACGCTCTCGTGTTCCTGACCCTCGCAGTCGTGCTGATCGGGACGGGAGATGCGTTGGCTGCAGACGTACTTGAGCGGACAAGGGAGATCGGCGCTATGCGCGCGTTTGGCTACACGCCATCGGCCCTTTCGGGGATGGTCATCGTCCAAGCTCTGTCGATCGGGGTAGCGGGATCCGCGCTGGGGATTATCGTCGGAATAGGGATTAGCATCGCATTCGTCGAGGGGCTGTTGCCAAGCATCCTTGGTTGGCAGCTGAGGCTGTATCCTGCCTACTTCACTCCAGCCGGCGGCTTGGCGCTGGGCATCGTGGCTTGCCTGATTGGGGCTCTCCCCCCGGCGGTGCGCACGGCGAGGCTGTCGCCGGCGCAGGCGCTCCGGTACGAGTGAGGCAAAAGTGAAGGCGGACAGTTCCCCGATGCGTCTGTCTCTGTCCTCGGTGGTTTCCCGAGTGTCCTCTGGCCTTACGGGTCGCGATCAGGCTTCCGGCTGTGGGGCGTCGTTCGCTTCAGTTGCCTCCCCGAGTTCCTTCAAGTGCGCCGATACGGACCAGCCAGATCTTTCGCTTCGCCTAAGGGACTTTGGGACGAGGCGTCCCCCCCGCCTCCCCGCATCTCCAGTCCTCGGAAGCCTACGCGACTTCCAATCGCGCCCGATCGAACTCTTCACGCGCGCCTACCGGGCCTTGGGGCCCGTGTTCCGCATTCGCCTTGGCCCCAAGCGCTTCGTCGTTCTTGCGGGAGCCGAGTCGAATCGGCTGGTGACTACGCGGGAGCAGGAGTTCCTCAGCTCGGAGGGCATGTACGATGCGATCGCGAAGAGGGTGGGAGACGATCCCGCGAGCCTTCTTACGAATGTCGACGGGGAGCGTCATCGGAAGCTGCGTTCGGACGTTCAGCCGGGGTTCACGCGAAGCGCGTTTGAAGAGCAGCTTGAGAGCGCAGTCGACGTCGTCGAGCGCTACTTTGAAGGCTTCGCCCCGGGTGAGTCGCAGAACGCGACCGATCTCTGCAAGCGTCTGCTCGTCGCACAGATGGGCGAGGTTTGTCTGGGGGTTCAGCCGGACGGCTACTTTGACGACGTCGACACCGTCACCGATGGTCTCGTTCGGACG
This DNA window, taken from Candidatus Binatia bacterium, encodes the following:
- a CDS encoding sulfatase, with the protein product MPVQFQGRRLLAGLFLLACACTTPDPGPPAQPNVLLVSIDTLRSDHLGAYGYDRDTSPVLDRLAAEGALFESVVASSSWTLPSHTTLLTGLPPELHGVDTSEERLLTEATTLAEVLHERGYATAGFASGPYLRAMYGHDQGFDTYDESTVWPEDDIHRKPTSPQLETLAVNWLDAWHVKEDEKPFFVFLHMWDPHYDFSPPPPYDIMFDPEYEGTVTGDDFAGTDQVHKDMAARDLEHVLALYDGEIRYTDEHLGRILAALERLGVYDDTIVVVTSDHGEEFFEHGKKGHSKGLYDEVVKIPWVVRYPRRIPAGQRIGNQVRSMDVAPTILGLAGIEPPQGFGSGSANPYREHDLSGWITGARKVASFPDLTAFSHETMWAHRVSVQTPKQKLIVIRTPKGRTVEFYDLANDPGEKQDLTAGGPVQGKGRALLGSLRAWDQHWKGRAPLSAPIELDPKHVEQLRALGYVE
- the leuC gene encoding 3-isopropylmalate dehydratase large subunit, whose product is MARSLLDKVWDSHTVRELDSGQSQLFIGLHLIHEVTSPQAFAMLREAKLGVPFPKRTYATVDHIIPTDSQARPLADSQAEIMMSEIEKNCSEYDIQFFGPESGNQGVVHIIGPELGLTQPGMTIACGDSHTSTHGAFGAVAFGIGTSQVRDVLASQCLAMHRPKVRRIEVDGDLGPGVYAKDVILHIIGTLGVDGGVGYGYEYAGTVFENMSMEERMTVCNMSIEGGARCGYVNPDDKTVEYLRGRKFVPAGADFDKAAKWWLSNASDEDAAYEDVVRIPAHEIAPTITWGINPGQVVGVDGAIPDLASFDGDDRLVAEDAYGYMGWNKGDKISGTKIDVAFIGSCTNGRISDLREAARVAKLGRVKSGVKALVVPGSQDVARQAEAEGLHEVFREAGFEWRLPGCSMCLAMNPDKLQGRQVCASSSNRNFKGRQGSPSGRTLLMSPAMVAAAALEGAVTDVRDMIGEGNS
- the leuD gene encoding 3-isopropylmalate dehydratase small subunit, with the translated sequence MSTDKGRHIKTIAGRPIPLPGNEIDTDQIIPARYMTAVTFDGMGQYAFQDLRFDSEGKPLDHPMNDPRFRAKGPRVAIVNKNFGCGSSREHAPQAMWRWGVQAIIGESFADIFFNNCVSMGIPCVQASEADVHKLLAVVNEDPAHDLAIDLEAMTATYNGVGYAVKTHDGARHRLRTGTWDATGILVEALDDVRKTAANLPYVQNFGD
- a CDS encoding ABC transporter permease, coding for MIQLQLARMQLRGQYGQLALAIGVIALGVALATGVLLANDALRSSFEDSLGALSGRADLEVFAAGGGTLDERVLEEVLQRPETAAAAPLLMGAATVVGGLEVKVAVVGIDMLSDANIRIYDADPAQNSGIEDPLVFLNQQDSVIVPEALARELGLERGSRIELQTSTGRPTLTVRGILLGSGVGLAHGGRTVIMDLYAAQEALGLPGRVSRVDVVLAEGVDGRELAGRLEDVFPAHVAVELTAALQERRRSLVAGFQTMLDIISLLGLVLAGLITANRVATVYQERLWEIGVLRGLGWPPRVLLRSLLIEAALFSCIGAAVGGLLGIAFAVFMVSPIADAMTLNFQQTVATPAIAVAPGPILLAGSAGVISGVVGAVMPALGVARLPISVVMSRKRRRESRPDRVLVRATRVAAALAAVALLALHYLAGPGPALGVGIIAALIVASCLLLQPLLVALGGAFGLVFGGASQIGAKDQGRAPTRAVGAALVLMAGIAVVVWIGFMAESFQHYVVDTLTHGRVGADLIVDGSVDGFSKGPIEPKLADTALQELLDVPGVEAVGASLNAVSRHPETGILAVDEPRLRNTGFGDWDLEPGAEAGALNSVAQGRGVLVNRQLVINRGLRVGDTIRLMTPTGPLELPVVGVGGSSIISQGGDVVMSLTTYRRYWNDPSFHQALLLLSPGASGVDVRRAVLHHLGDRYRLRVIDQDGLAEWIRDSVRQGFRFTDALVFLTLAVVLIGTGDALAADVLERTREIGAMRAFGYTPSALSGMVIVQALSIGVAGSALGIIVGIGISIAFVEGLLPSILGWQLRLYPAYFTPAGGLALGIVACLIGALPPAVRTARLSPAQALRYE
- a CDS encoding PadR family transcriptional regulator; its protein translation is MLRRQILGLLSQGRQHGYALAKEHRHRTWLVGGSGNFYRELKHLCSVGMIRLASTGTAGDPRKVSYEITSSGKADFMGWLTDVPEVSPCPESELATRAPLFFLLPSDTAISLLDDWKRCLWRAIRRLEDANLAPGSTGMQRAVCDTLVQRRTRHLSLELEFVEELKATIAAEREAKAEVEAVAEAPVAKRALTRARS
- a CDS encoding ABC transporter ATP-binding protein — its product is MKIIAVDRATKEYGFGAAATRALDDVSLDVEPGEFVAIMGPSGCGKSTLLNLIAAFDRPTSGSITVAGQDLARLSEHRLSLLRAQHIGFVVQSFNLLPRLTIEENVWAPLGAVGVSLRESRERARGLLELVGLSQNRAARFPLELSGGEQQRVAIARALVGAPAILLADEPTGNLDSRNGIRALNLLRDLSTDRKMAVVLVTHDSFAATYGNRTVLMQDGRVVEEIGPGEKPSVGSLESIEGGR